Proteins encoded in a region of the Deltaproteobacteria bacterium genome:
- a CDS encoding VOC family protein has translation MPSLMLDHFGLDVADLDRAERFYTEILGLTTVQRFGHHQVLLQCGSLNLALFERHDLPPRITDHIENPLGKGHHAFKLSRSEWQTTCSQFAARGVPTYGPIDWGDHDCLYFLDPDGNLLEIVSYR, from the coding sequence ATGCCATCACTGATGCTTGATCACTTCGGTCTTGATGTTGCTGACCTCGATCGTGCCGAGCGGTTTTACACTGAAATTCTTGGGCTGACGACGGTACAGCGTTTCGGTCACCATCAAGTGCTGTTACAGTGTGGATCGTTGAATCTTGCGCTGTTCGAGCGACATGATCTGCCGCCACGCATTACTGATCATATTGAGAACCCGCTGGGCAAAGGGCATCATGCGTTCAAACTCAGTCGTAGCGAGTGGCAAACGACCTGTTCGCAGTTTGCCGCGCGTGGAGTACCGACCTACGGCCCTATCGATTGGGGAGATCACGACTGCCTGTATTTCCTTGATCCAGATGGCAATCTGCTCGAAATCGTTTCCTATCGGTAA
- a CDS encoding dienelactone hydrolase family protein, giving the protein MKKTLDVLREGPHLTRREFVLTSLATGFALAVQPVSAQTMIMTDTGGLDAGEVKIPVSDGQIPGYHAMPAKGGPFPVVLVVQEIFGVHEHIKDICRRFAKLGYCAIAPEMYARQGDVSQISDINEIIGKVVSKVPDSQVMADLDATATWAEKSGKGDVNKLGITGFCWGGRVVWLYAAHSPRLKAGVAWYGRLVGPMNDLTPKQPVDLAAQLKAPVLGLYGGADSGIPNETVEQMKKALHAAKSPSHIELYPETPHGFHADYRPSYRQEPARDGWKRLQEWFKKNGVV; this is encoded by the coding sequence ATGAAGAAGACGCTCGATGTGCTGAGGGAAGGCCCGCATCTCACTCGCCGTGAATTCGTGTTAACTTCGCTGGCGACCGGCTTCGCGTTAGCCGTCCAACCCGTATCAGCGCAAACGATGATTATGACAGATACGGGCGGGCTCGACGCTGGCGAGGTCAAGATTCCGGTATCTGACGGACAAATTCCCGGGTATCACGCAATGCCAGCGAAGGGTGGTCCGTTTCCTGTCGTATTGGTCGTACAAGAAATCTTCGGCGTACACGAACATATCAAAGATATTTGCCGTCGTTTTGCCAAGCTCGGCTATTGTGCAATTGCTCCCGAAATGTACGCTCGACAGGGCGATGTGTCACAAATCTCAGATATCAACGAGATCATTGGTAAAGTCGTGTCGAAAGTGCCGGATAGCCAAGTGATGGCTGACCTCGACGCGACCGCGACCTGGGCGGAGAAATCTGGCAAGGGCGATGTTAATAAGCTAGGGATCACTGGCTTCTGTTGGGGTGGGCGTGTTGTCTGGTTGTACGCCGCGCATAGCCCACGATTGAAAGCGGGAGTTGCGTGGTACGGTCGACTGGTCGGACCCATGAACGACTTGACCCCTAAGCAGCCAGTTGATCTGGCGGCGCAATTGAAAGCTCCGGTCTTGGGGCTCTACGGTGGTGCGGACAGCGGTATTCCCAACGAGACCGTCGAGCAGATGAAGAAGGCCTTGCACGCGGCGAAAAGCCCGTCGCACATCGAGCTTTATCCCGAAACCCCGCACGGGTTTCACGCGGACTACCGCCCGAGTTATCGTCAAGAACCAGCGCGAGATGGGTGGAAGCGGCTGCAGGAGTGGTTCAAGAAGAATGGGGTGGTGTGA
- the glpK gene encoding glycerol kinase GlpK translates to MRARYVAAIDQGTTSTRFMVFDHSGRVITSAQKEHRQIYPQPGWVEHDPREIWQCTLDVIHAGLEREKVTTEDIVALGITNQRETTVVWDRKTGEPVCNAIVWQDTRTLDLCKRLHSQGVETWLRARAGLPLATYFSGPKLRWMLENIPGVRAKAERGDILFGTIDTWLIWNLTGGVRGGIHVTDVTNASRTMLMNLATLDWDPEALDVFGVPRAMLPEIVSSSETSGLCGAPLPQIPIAGVLGDQQAALFGQACFSPGEVKSTYGTGCFMLMNTGQAIVPSSAGLLTTVAYQLGRTPPVYALEGSIAVAGALVQWLRDNLGLIQNSNEIETLARTVTDNGGVYFVPAFAGLFAPYWRSDARGVIVGLTGYVTKGHLARAVLEATAWQTREVLDAMNVDAGILLHAMKVDGGMVHNELLMQFQADILGVPVIRPTCAETTALGAAYAAGLTVGVWRTTDELRANWGKDKEWAPSMEPSAREKNYHHWKRAVTRTFDWIED, encoded by the coding sequence ATGCGTGCTCGTTATGTTGCTGCGATCGATCAAGGTACTACCAGCACCCGCTTTATGGTGTTCGATCACTCAGGACGAGTCATTACGAGTGCTCAGAAAGAGCATCGGCAAATCTATCCGCAACCAGGATGGGTTGAGCATGACCCGCGAGAAATCTGGCAATGTACGCTCGACGTCATTCATGCCGGGCTTGAGCGTGAAAAAGTTACCACAGAGGACATTGTCGCACTTGGCATAACCAATCAGCGGGAAACCACGGTGGTGTGGGATCGCAAGACTGGCGAACCCGTATGCAACGCCATTGTCTGGCAGGATACGCGTACACTCGATCTCTGCAAACGCTTGCACTCGCAAGGAGTGGAAACGTGGCTTCGCGCACGAGCCGGTTTACCGCTCGCGACCTATTTCTCGGGCCCGAAGTTGCGCTGGATGCTTGAGAATATCCCTGGAGTGCGAGCGAAGGCTGAGCGTGGAGACATTCTCTTCGGCACGATCGATACTTGGCTGATCTGGAATCTCACTGGCGGTGTTCGTGGTGGAATACATGTGACTGATGTCACCAATGCGAGCCGCACCATGCTGATGAACCTTGCCACGCTGGACTGGGACCCCGAAGCCTTAGACGTCTTTGGGGTGCCGCGGGCTATGCTGCCGGAGATCGTCTCCTCGAGTGAGACTTCTGGCCTCTGTGGTGCACCACTGCCGCAGATTCCCATTGCAGGAGTCCTTGGCGATCAACAAGCCGCACTCTTTGGCCAGGCGTGTTTCTCTCCTGGAGAAGTAAAGAGTACCTACGGTACTGGTTGCTTCATGTTGATGAACACTGGACAGGCGATCGTTCCGTCCTCCGCCGGGTTACTGACAACGGTGGCCTATCAACTGGGGCGGACGCCACCAGTGTATGCGTTGGAAGGCTCGATTGCGGTAGCAGGGGCACTGGTTCAATGGCTACGCGACAATCTGGGACTCATCCAGAACTCAAACGAGATTGAGACCCTTGCTCGAACCGTTACTGACAACGGAGGCGTGTACTTCGTCCCGGCTTTCGCCGGATTATTTGCACCCTATTGGAGAAGCGATGCGCGGGGCGTGATTGTCGGCTTAACCGGTTATGTCACAAAAGGACATCTGGCCCGCGCGGTGTTGGAAGCGACCGCCTGGCAGACGCGTGAGGTGCTAGATGCCATGAATGTTGATGCTGGTATTCTGCTGCACGCAATGAAGGTTGATGGTGGGATGGTGCACAATGAGTTACTTATGCAATTTCAGGCCGATATTCTTGGCGTACCAGTGATTCGACCCACCTGTGCGGAAACGACGGCACTAGGAGCAGCATATGCGGCGGGGCTCACCGTTGGTGTATGGCGTACCACCGATGAACTACGGGCGAATTGGGGGAAGGATAAAGAATGGGCTCCGAGTATGGAGCCGAGCGCGCGCGAGAAAAACTACCACCACTGGAAACGGGCAGTGACACGAACGTTTGACTGGATCGAGGATTGA
- a CDS encoding OsmC family protein: MKEQQTYPEYIGVSDVTTRSFDLMRVEGYMDGQASILFDEPKGFDIGNPPELQGQSRGWTPVHAQLAALSACTSITIAVAARDLRFAYKGLRTKIRSLIDIRGFMADFDRQPEYCQVNYDLYLDTDQPKERIQALAEETDRRCPQLGLFRRARIPMIISWYREGASAPEFVQRVYIPEGGKTPEEMLVAATQATT; this comes from the coding sequence ATGAAAGAGCAACAGACGTATCCCGAGTATATTGGTGTAAGCGATGTCACAACTCGTTCCTTTGACCTCATGCGAGTTGAAGGATACATGGACGGACAGGCTTCGATCCTCTTTGATGAACCAAAAGGCTTTGACATCGGCAATCCGCCGGAATTACAAGGCCAGAGTCGCGGCTGGACACCGGTGCATGCGCAACTCGCGGCGCTCTCAGCGTGTACGTCGATCACGATTGCTGTCGCGGCGCGAGATCTGCGGTTTGCCTACAAAGGACTACGCACCAAGATTCGTTCGTTAATCGACATTCGCGGCTTTATGGCTGACTTCGATCGCCAGCCTGAATACTGTCAGGTCAACTACGATCTCTATCTTGATACCGATCAACCAAAGGAACGGATTCAGGCCTTGGCTGAGGAAACCGACCGCCGCTGTCCGCAACTCGGGCTGTTCCGCCGGGCACGTATTCCGATGATCATCTCATGGTATCGTGAAGGGGCGAGTGCGCCTGAATTTGTCCAGCGCGTGTATATTCCTGAAGGGGGGAAGACCCCAGAGGAGATGCTGGTGGCTGCGACTCAAGCTACGACGTAA